Proteins found in one Paraburkholderia caballeronis genomic segment:
- a CDS encoding MATE family efflux transporter translates to MSRRLATAPAGWHRRVLQLAFPIVLANLTQPILGAVDTAVAGHLHSAADLGGVALGGLFFNFVFWGFGFLRMGTTGLVAQAFGAADPNALRANVVRALLLAFAIGAVVLVVQTPLIHYALAAIGGSDEVQRNARVYSAARIGSAPFALANYVVLGYLLGTQRVRIALATQVFVNAVNVVAVLVYVYVFGWGIAGIGAATATADTLGFVFGAGVLWYARPRGLSPLRLATVVDPAALKQLVAINRDIFLRTMCLLGSFGWFAHLGARQGDAILAANALLLNFQTFMAYGLDGFAHAAEALVGAAIGARNRDAFQHAVRVTMFWSVIGAAAFTIVYWVGGAWIIDRLTDQEPVRTAARTFLPWAALSPVVSVWGFLLDGVFIGATRTRELMQAMAVSLGVFLVASWLLVAPFANHGLWAALLVFMASRGLALSPLLPRIAAAIRVPAAGMQ, encoded by the coding sequence TTGAGCAGGCGCCTCGCGACCGCACCGGCAGGCTGGCATCGACGCGTGTTGCAGCTTGCGTTTCCGATCGTCCTCGCGAACCTGACCCAGCCGATTCTTGGCGCCGTCGATACAGCCGTCGCCGGCCATCTGCATAGCGCCGCCGACCTCGGCGGCGTCGCGTTGGGCGGCCTGTTCTTCAACTTCGTGTTCTGGGGTTTCGGCTTCCTGCGAATGGGCACGACGGGGCTCGTCGCGCAGGCGTTCGGCGCCGCCGACCCGAACGCATTACGCGCGAACGTGGTCCGCGCGCTGCTGCTCGCGTTCGCGATCGGCGCGGTCGTGCTCGTCGTGCAGACGCCGTTGATCCACTATGCGCTCGCCGCGATCGGCGGCAGCGACGAGGTGCAGCGCAATGCCCGTGTTTACAGCGCCGCGCGGATCGGTTCGGCGCCGTTCGCGCTCGCGAACTACGTGGTGCTCGGGTATCTGCTCGGCACGCAGAGGGTCCGCATCGCATTGGCGACGCAGGTGTTCGTCAACGCGGTGAACGTCGTTGCCGTGCTCGTCTACGTGTATGTGTTCGGGTGGGGCATCGCCGGCATCGGCGCGGCGACCGCTACCGCCGATACGCTCGGTTTCGTGTTCGGCGCGGGGGTACTGTGGTATGCGAGGCCGCGCGGACTATCGCCTCTGCGATTGGCGACGGTTGTCGATCCCGCTGCGCTGAAGCAGTTGGTCGCGATCAATCGGGACATTTTCCTGCGCACGATGTGCCTGCTCGGTTCGTTCGGATGGTTCGCCCATCTCGGCGCCCGGCAGGGCGACGCGATCCTCGCCGCGAATGCGCTGCTGCTGAACTTCCAGACGTTCATGGCATATGGACTGGACGGCTTCGCGCATGCAGCGGAGGCGCTGGTCGGCGCGGCGATCGGCGCGCGCAACCGCGATGCGTTTCAGCACGCGGTCAGGGTGACGATGTTCTGGTCGGTTATCGGGGCGGCCGCTTTTACGATCGTCTATTGGGTCGGCGGAGCATGGATCATCGACCGGCTCACCGATCAGGAGCCCGTTCGTACCGCGGCACGAACGTTCCTGCCGTGGGCCGCACTGTCGCCGGTAGTGTCGGTGTGGGGCTTCCTGCTCGACGGCGTGTTCATCGGCGCGACGCGCACGCGCGAACTGATGCAGGCGATGGCCGTGTCGCTCGGCGTCTTTCTGGTCGCGTCGTGGCTGCTAGTTGCGCCGTTCGCGAATCACGGGCTGTGGGCTGCACTACTCGTGTTCATGGCATCGCGCGGACTTGCGCTGTCCCCGCTGTTGCCGCGCATCGCGGCGGCGATCCGGGTTCCGGCGGCAGGTATGCAGTAA
- a CDS encoding membrane lipoprotein lipid attachment site-containing protein, translated as MKRMLFAAAIAALVSGCAADSSASRHHSPPQDPPDYHGVPTDDRPPTMLDDQPSR; from the coding sequence ATGAAAAGAATGTTGTTTGCCGCCGCGATTGCGGCCTTGGTGAGCGGATGCGCCGCCGATTCCAGCGCGTCGCGCCATCATTCCCCGCCGCAGGATCCGCCCGACTATCACGGCGTGCCGACCGACGACCGCCCGCCGACGATGTTGGACGATCAGCCGTCTCGCTAA
- a CDS encoding DUF2863 family protein, which produces MRSRIAKRLPPDADKLVGLSLALFASGSRTEDRFWEAKLDALLARIVRNGNQTTLDAALDHLQQNHPDAYGALADMAETHSESFVLEHQGQPYEALLVAAPVLAWTRYVIPSGPLKTDAADALRAHLQAHVLANGTHVAMAPYLYSIDQLPRHHVETWRLAQQLAQAALGGGNAKISTGELPETSPILADPRFLLAVVAAPTGAPLFRWQEEEHGARIERGQCLEQWANQGGANLALVMPGCEFECLLPDAYYSACRDADERVRPHTIRTAVRYLLDTIGGAAQDLRAVVAGFGERRIDEYRIGFTRRGSNDVLYGVVWPLYGRENGDAEIDEEPPEENSSEGPLEEIVALLKETGVTEIRRHAGRFEPEYCDDCGVPLYADPLGEIVHAEMPEDAEPVQPHFH; this is translated from the coding sequence ATGCGCTCGCGAATCGCCAAACGCCTTCCCCCTGACGCCGACAAACTGGTCGGTCTGTCGCTCGCCCTGTTCGCTTCGGGCAGCCGCACCGAAGACCGCTTCTGGGAGGCGAAGCTCGACGCGCTTCTCGCCAGGATCGTGCGCAACGGCAACCAGACGACGCTCGACGCGGCGCTCGACCACTTGCAGCAGAACCATCCGGATGCCTACGGCGCACTCGCCGACATGGCCGAAACGCATAGCGAGTCGTTCGTCCTCGAGCACCAGGGTCAGCCCTACGAGGCGCTGCTGGTCGCCGCGCCGGTGCTCGCATGGACGCGTTACGTGATCCCCTCCGGCCCGCTGAAGACCGACGCGGCCGACGCGCTGCGCGCGCATCTGCAGGCCCACGTGCTCGCAAACGGCACGCACGTCGCGATGGCGCCGTATCTGTACAGCATCGACCAGTTGCCGCGTCATCACGTCGAAACGTGGCGGCTCGCGCAGCAGCTCGCCCAGGCCGCGCTGGGCGGCGGCAACGCGAAGATCAGCACCGGCGAGCTGCCCGAAACGTCGCCGATCCTCGCCGACCCGCGCTTCCTGCTCGCGGTCGTCGCCGCCCCGACCGGCGCGCCGCTATTCCGCTGGCAGGAAGAAGAGCACGGCGCCCGCATCGAGCGCGGCCAGTGCCTCGAACAGTGGGCGAACCAGGGCGGCGCGAACCTCGCGCTCGTGATGCCCGGCTGCGAATTCGAATGCCTGCTGCCGGACGCGTACTACTCCGCATGCCGCGACGCCGACGAACGCGTGCGTCCGCACACGATCCGCACCGCGGTGCGCTATCTGCTCGACACGATCGGCGGCGCCGCGCAGGACCTGCGCGCGGTCGTCGCCGGATTCGGCGAGCGCCGCATCGACGAATACCGGATCGGCTTCACGCGGCGCGGCAGCAACGACGTGCTGTATGGCGTGGTCTGGCCGCTCTACGGCCGCGAGAACGGCGACGCGGAGATCGACGAGGAACCGCCGGAGGAAAATTCCAGCGAAGGCCCGCTCGAAGAGATCGTCGCACTGCTGAAGGAAACCGGCGTCACCGAAATTCGCCGTCACGCGGGCCGCTTCGAGCCCGAGTATTGCGACGACTGCGGCGTCCCACTGTATGCCGATCCGCTAGGGGAAATCGTGCATGCGGAAATGCCTGAGGACGCCGAGCCGGTGCAGCCGCACTTTCATTGA
- a CDS encoding helix-turn-helix transcriptional regulator: MRFAILNPDAERRDGLKALLRQIDRRARFNEASDWRGADRAMQRFPTSLLVIDWHDGIRPGELRAFTTKHPDVPVAVLVDNASTPALVRELLGEGAHGVIRRTTDSPLIVKLLEVTLLGGSHVPADVLHPVAPPVPPPRRFGASARPARKPLLTSTLSPRQQQIMRCVHMGSTNKMIARTLGISEGTVKIHLASIFQQLGAPNRAAAVAIYNGWLSSQLQVLHAQWDHPPKPEHGQRGPVPLRRRGTPAFRYPLRADDTANALPVAAEPTPPFGEPEPAGD; encoded by the coding sequence ATGCGGTTCGCAATTCTCAATCCGGACGCCGAACGCCGTGACGGGCTGAAGGCGCTCTTGCGGCAAATCGACCGGCGCGCGCGCTTCAACGAAGCATCCGATTGGCGCGGCGCCGATCGCGCGATGCAACGTTTCCCCACCAGCCTGCTGGTGATCGACTGGCACGACGGCATCCGCCCCGGCGAACTGCGCGCCTTCACGACGAAACATCCGGACGTGCCGGTCGCCGTGCTGGTGGACAACGCATCGACGCCCGCCCTCGTGCGCGAACTGCTCGGCGAAGGCGCGCACGGCGTGATCCGCCGCACTACCGACTCGCCGCTGATCGTCAAGCTCCTCGAAGTCACGCTGCTCGGCGGGAGTCACGTGCCGGCCGACGTGCTGCATCCGGTAGCGCCACCCGTGCCTCCGCCGAGGCGCTTCGGCGCATCCGCCCGCCCCGCGCGCAAACCGCTGTTGACGAGCACGCTGTCGCCGCGTCAACAGCAGATCATGCGCTGCGTCCACATGGGCAGCACGAACAAGATGATCGCGCGCACGCTCGGCATCAGCGAAGGCACCGTGAAGATCCATCTCGCCAGCATCTTCCAGCAGCTCGGCGCACCGAACCGCGCGGCCGCGGTCGCCATCTACAATGGCTGGCTGTCGAGCCAGTTGCAAGTGCTGCACGCGCAATGGGATCATCCGCCGAAGCCGGAGCACGGCCAGCGCGGCCCGGTGCCGTTGCGGCGCCGCGGCACTCCGGCGTTCCGCTATCCGTTGCGGGCAGACGACACCGCCAACGCGTTACCGGTCGCGGCCGAACCGACGCCGCCGTTCGGCGAGCCCGAGCCGGCGGGCGACTAA
- a CDS encoding energy-coupling factor ABC transporter permease, with product MGFLYTPLPLWVAIGGWIAAAGLLALALWRNPFKRLQDATLQHVWLAIIVAVAVLWASNAWLEDGTVLHLLGATLVVTLFDWALALVAMAAVVVLAALVFDSPWDGIALTFLVFGAFPVGVSALLQRACIAWLPRNLLMFIVGQGFVSPAIAVSAAAYLALGMHVELTGGSMLAVPAGYAFSVFLLATGEAWFTGMATALIAVYRPAWVTTYDVRRYRLGGPRT from the coding sequence ATGGGGTTCCTCTATACGCCGCTTCCGCTGTGGGTCGCCATCGGTGGCTGGATTGCCGCCGCGGGGCTGCTCGCGCTCGCGTTATGGCGCAACCCCTTCAAACGCCTCCAGGATGCGACGCTGCAGCACGTGTGGCTCGCGATCATCGTCGCGGTCGCAGTGCTGTGGGCCAGCAACGCATGGCTGGAAGACGGCACCGTGCTGCATCTGCTCGGCGCGACGCTCGTGGTCACGCTGTTCGACTGGGCGCTCGCGCTGGTCGCAATGGCCGCGGTCGTCGTGCTCGCGGCGCTCGTGTTCGACTCGCCGTGGGACGGCATCGCGCTGACGTTCCTCGTGTTCGGCGCATTTCCGGTCGGCGTGTCGGCGCTGCTGCAGCGCGCATGCATCGCGTGGCTGCCGCGCAACCTGCTGATGTTCATCGTCGGGCAAGGCTTCGTGTCGCCGGCGATCGCGGTGTCCGCCGCCGCGTATCTTGCGCTCGGCATGCATGTCGAGCTGACCGGCGGGTCGATGCTCGCCGTGCCCGCCGGTTATGCGTTCAGCGTATTCCTGCTCGCGACCGGCGAAGCCTGGTTCACCGGCATGGCTACCGCGCTGATCGCCGTCTATCGTCCCGCATGGGTCACGACCTATGACGTGCGGCGCTACCGGCTCGGCGGCCCGCGAACCTGA
- a CDS encoding BspC domain-containing protein: MDRNKAIHRSLTAAGRAVACATSFLLASALPAFAAQLDQHNDLVSTYITQMHADPLVADCAAHGNFVAGTSSVLDHVEFRPESFDSTHATITPWNDSFDEGKQRVKVDTVVSVDGVGIPQNSNDPPLDLKFRCGYVGSQMLAFSWNDPVPPARARSESAPAARGGAAVRGRHHAAGGKVKKNAAGKGTKKAVTGKGARKPSSGASSGKSRSLATKATVKKSTKKAAPAKKKS, from the coding sequence ATGGACCGCAACAAAGCAATCCACCGGTCGCTGACAGCGGCCGGCCGCGCCGTCGCATGCGCCACGAGTTTCCTGCTCGCCTCCGCGTTGCCCGCCTTCGCCGCCCAGCTCGACCAGCACAACGACCTCGTCAGCACGTACATCACGCAGATGCACGCCGATCCGCTCGTCGCGGACTGCGCCGCGCACGGCAACTTCGTCGCCGGCACGTCGAGCGTGCTCGACCATGTCGAATTCCGTCCCGAATCGTTCGACAGCACGCACGCGACGATCACGCCATGGAACGATTCGTTCGACGAAGGCAAGCAGCGCGTCAAAGTCGATACGGTCGTCTCCGTCGACGGCGTCGGCATCCCGCAGAACAGCAACGATCCGCCGCTCGACCTGAAATTCCGCTGCGGCTACGTCGGCAGCCAGATGCTCGCGTTCAGCTGGAACGACCCGGTCCCGCCGGCTCGCGCGCGCAGCGAGAGCGCGCCGGCCGCGCGCGGCGGCGCAGCGGTGCGCGGTCGGCATCATGCGGCCGGCGGCAAGGTCAAGAAGAACGCCGCGGGCAAGGGCACGAAAAAAGCGGTGACCGGCAAGGGCGCGCGCAAGCCGTCGTCAGGTGCGTCGAGCGGCAAGAGCAGGAGCCTCGCGACCAAAGCCACCGTCAAGAAGTCGACGAAAAAAGCCGCACCCGCGAAGAAGAAGTCCTGA
- a CDS encoding M14 family metallopeptidase, whose protein sequence is MTLSITSNFDAGAIDVLSCERAHDIRLRVRKDSQAEFAQWFYFRLTGARDERCVMTFENASACAFPDGWRDYRAVASYDRVNWFRVPTSYDGRALTIDHTPEFDSIYYAYFEPYSEERHAAFAGAVQQLPHATLTELGRTVEGRPMTLLTLGMLEDGAPKKNVWIIARQHPGETMAEWFVEGLVKRLAGWGDWAGDPVARRLYDNVVFHIVPNMNPDGSVHGNLRTNAAGANLNREWMGPDVQRSPEVLAVRDAIHATGCDLFFDIHGDEGLPYVFVAGSEMLPGFTEQQGREQKAFIDAFKVASPDFQDVHGYAASRYREDALKLASKYIGNEFGCLSLTLEMPFKDNANLPDERVGWSGERSAALGAAMLQAILHHVDTFA, encoded by the coding sequence ATGACGCTTTCGATCACCAGCAATTTCGACGCGGGCGCGATCGACGTGCTGTCGTGCGAGCGCGCCCACGACATCCGGCTGCGCGTGCGCAAGGACAGTCAGGCCGAGTTCGCGCAGTGGTTCTATTTCCGGCTGACCGGCGCGCGCGACGAGCGTTGCGTGATGACGTTCGAGAATGCGTCCGCGTGTGCATTCCCGGACGGCTGGCGCGACTACCGGGCGGTCGCGAGCTACGACCGCGTGAACTGGTTTCGCGTGCCGACGTCGTACGACGGCCGCGCGCTGACGATCGACCACACGCCGGAGTTCGACAGCATCTACTACGCGTACTTCGAGCCGTACAGCGAGGAGCGCCACGCGGCATTCGCCGGCGCGGTGCAGCAGTTGCCGCACGCGACGCTGACCGAACTGGGCCGCACGGTCGAAGGACGGCCGATGACGTTGCTGACGCTCGGCATGCTGGAGGACGGCGCGCCGAAGAAGAACGTGTGGATCATCGCGCGCCAGCATCCGGGCGAGACGATGGCCGAGTGGTTCGTCGAGGGGCTCGTGAAGCGGCTCGCCGGCTGGGGCGACTGGGCCGGCGATCCGGTTGCGCGCCGGCTCTACGACAACGTGGTGTTCCATATCGTGCCGAACATGAATCCGGACGGCAGCGTGCACGGCAATCTGCGCACCAATGCGGCGGGCGCGAACCTGAACCGCGAATGGATGGGGCCGGACGTGCAGCGCAGCCCGGAAGTGCTCGCGGTGCGCGACGCGATTCACGCGACCGGCTGCGACCTGTTCTTCGACATTCACGGCGACGAAGGGCTGCCGTATGTGTTCGTCGCGGGCTCCGAGATGCTGCCGGGTTTTACCGAACAGCAGGGGCGCGAGCAGAAGGCGTTCATCGACGCGTTCAAGGTCGCGAGCCCGGACTTCCAGGACGTGCACGGGTACGCGGCGAGCCGTTATCGCGAGGATGCGCTGAAGCTTGCGTCGAAGTACATCGGCAACGAGTTCGGCTGCCTGTCGCTGACGCTGGAGATGCCGTTCAAGGACAACGCGAACCTGCCGGACGAGCGGGTTGGCTGGAGCGGCGAGCGAAGCGCGGCGCTGGGGGCCGCGATGCTGCAGGCGATCCTGCATCACGTCGACACGTTCGCGTAG
- the yaaA gene encoding peroxide stress protein YaaA gives MIIVLSPAKSLDYDTPAHIDTHTIPAFVDDAAELIDGLRRLSPQQIAVLMSISDPLARLNFQRYADWSPRFSKKNAKQAVLAFNGDVYEGFDAKSLSATDLDYAQQHVRVLSGLYGLLRPLDLLQPYRLEMGTRFENARGKDLYAFWGERITHALNAQFEHNAKASRVLVNCASNEYFKAVKPKRLDAPVVTPVFEDWKGGRYKIISFHAKRARGLMARYAVENRIAEPEALKGFDAEGYAFDADASNDSTYVFRRRVAD, from the coding sequence ATGATAATCGTTCTGTCGCCGGCCAAATCGCTCGACTATGACACCCCGGCACACATCGACACCCACACGATTCCCGCTTTCGTCGACGACGCAGCCGAGCTGATCGACGGTCTGCGCCGTCTGTCGCCGCAGCAGATCGCGGTGTTGATGAGCATTTCCGATCCGCTCGCGCGGCTGAATTTCCAGCGTTACGCGGACTGGTCGCCGCGCTTCAGCAAAAAGAACGCGAAGCAGGCGGTGCTTGCGTTCAACGGCGACGTGTACGAAGGCTTCGATGCGAAGTCCCTGTCCGCGACGGATCTCGACTACGCGCAGCAGCACGTGCGCGTGCTGTCCGGGCTGTACGGACTGCTGCGGCCGCTCGATCTGCTGCAGCCGTACCGGCTCGAAATGGGCACGCGCTTCGAGAACGCGCGCGGCAAGGATCTGTACGCGTTCTGGGGCGAGCGCATCACGCACGCGCTGAACGCGCAGTTCGAACACAACGCGAAGGCGTCGCGCGTGCTGGTCAACTGCGCCTCGAACGAATACTTCAAGGCGGTCAAGCCGAAGCGGCTCGATGCGCCGGTCGTCACGCCGGTGTTCGAGGACTGGAAGGGCGGTCGCTACAAGATCATCAGCTTCCATGCGAAGCGCGCGCGCGGTTTGATGGCGCGTTATGCGGTCGAGAACCGGATTGCGGAGCCGGAGGCGCTGAAGGGCTTCGACGCGGAAGGGTATGCGTTCGACGCCGACGCGTCGAACGACTCGACCTATGTGTTCCGTCGGCGCGTGGCCGATTGA
- a CDS encoding putative toxin-antitoxin system toxin component, PIN family, whose translation MTGFDAQPPALPVVLDSNVWIDILVFDDPHTRPILAALERGALRALIDARCLGELAYVLDYPQFVQRRVDKAAALATVARLAQQIEPPAAAPDAKPLPQCKDRDDQKFLELAHAGGAAWLVSKDRAVLKLAKRIARDFGFRIAEPAPFVAACALTAAEPATAA comes from the coding sequence ATGACCGGTTTCGATGCCCAGCCGCCCGCACTGCCCGTCGTGCTCGATTCGAACGTGTGGATCGACATCCTCGTGTTCGACGATCCGCACACGCGGCCGATCCTCGCCGCGCTCGAACGCGGCGCGCTGCGTGCGCTGATCGACGCGCGCTGTCTCGGCGAACTCGCGTACGTGCTCGACTATCCGCAGTTCGTGCAGCGGCGCGTCGACAAGGCCGCCGCGCTCGCGACGGTCGCGCGGCTCGCGCAGCAGATCGAGCCGCCCGCCGCCGCACCCGACGCGAAACCGCTGCCGCAATGCAAGGACCGCGACGACCAGAAGTTCCTCGAACTCGCGCACGCGGGCGGCGCCGCATGGCTCGTGTCGAAAGACCGCGCGGTGCTGAAGCTCGCGAAGCGGATCGCGCGCGACTTCGGCTTCCGGATCGCGGAGCCTGCGCCGTTCGTCGCGGCCTGCGCGCTGACGGCCGCCGAACCCGCGACCGCCGCATGA
- a CDS encoding pyridoxal phosphate-dependent aminotransferase yields the protein MNAPHPQHDTPHRPLTPSFPSRLPDVGTTIFTVMSALATEKGAVNLGQGFPDFGCDPRIADAVAQAMRDGHNQYPPMAGVPALRDAIAGKIANLYGRRYDANTEITVTAGATQALLTAILCAVHPGDEVIVVEPTYDSYLPSIELAGGKPVFVTLEAPDYAIPFDRLAAAITPKTRLLLINTPHNPTGRVWSAQDMQRLQEIVRDTNVLILSDEVYEHMVYDGAPHESVARYPDLAARSFIVSSFGKTYHVTGWKVGYVAAPAPLTAEFRKVHQFNVFTVNTPMQVGLAQYLQDPRPYLDLPAFYQQKRDYFRAGLANTRFRLLPCEGTYFQSVDYSAISDMPEAEFSKWLTTEIGVAAIPVSAFYHEPHESGVVRFCFAKQEKTLATALDRLARL from the coding sequence ATGAATGCACCGCATCCGCAGCACGACACGCCGCACCGCCCGCTTACGCCGTCGTTCCCGTCCCGTCTGCCGGACGTCGGCACGACGATCTTCACCGTGATGAGCGCCCTCGCGACCGAAAAAGGCGCGGTCAACCTGGGCCAGGGATTTCCCGACTTCGGCTGCGACCCGCGCATCGCCGACGCGGTCGCGCAGGCCATGCGCGACGGCCACAACCAGTATCCGCCGATGGCCGGCGTGCCCGCGCTGCGCGACGCGATCGCCGGCAAGATCGCGAATCTGTACGGCCGCCGCTACGATGCGAACACCGAAATCACCGTGACCGCCGGCGCGACCCAGGCGCTGCTGACCGCGATCCTGTGCGCGGTGCACCCGGGCGACGAGGTGATCGTCGTCGAGCCGACCTACGACAGTTATCTGCCGTCGATCGAACTCGCGGGCGGCAAGCCGGTGTTCGTCACGCTCGAAGCGCCGGACTACGCGATTCCGTTCGACCGCCTCGCCGCCGCGATCACGCCGAAAACGCGGCTGCTGCTGATCAACACGCCGCACAATCCGACCGGCCGCGTGTGGAGCGCGCAGGACATGCAGCGGCTTCAGGAGATCGTGCGCGACACCAACGTGCTGATCCTGTCCGACGAGGTCTACGAGCACATGGTGTACGACGGCGCGCCGCACGAAAGCGTCGCGCGTTATCCGGACCTCGCCGCGCGCAGTTTCATCGTGTCGAGCTTCGGCAAGACCTATCACGTGACCGGCTGGAAGGTCGGTTACGTCGCCGCGCCCGCGCCGCTCACCGCCGAGTTCCGCAAGGTCCACCAGTTCAACGTGTTCACCGTGAACACGCCGATGCAGGTCGGCCTCGCGCAGTATCTGCAGGACCCGAGGCCGTATCTCGACCTGCCCGCGTTCTATCAGCAAAAGCGCGACTACTTCCGCGCGGGCCTCGCGAACACGCGCTTCCGGCTGCTGCCGTGCGAAGGCACGTATTTCCAGAGCGTCGATTATTCGGCGATCAGCGACATGCCCGAGGCCGAGTTCTCGAAGTGGCTGACGACCGAGATCGGCGTCGCCGCGATTCCGGTGTCCGCGTTCTATCACGAGCCGCACGAGTCGGGCGTCGTGCGCTTCTGTTTCGCGAAGCAGGAAAAGACGCTCGCGACCGCGCTCGACCGGCTCGCGCGGCTCTGA
- a CDS encoding 3-hydroxyacyl-CoA dehydrogenase: MTARQYLIDTLGIVGAGAMGRGIAQIAAQAGIAVRLHDANPQAVAAAHAYLADTFAKLVAKGKLDETAANAALARVTGVHAIGELAGCGLVIEAIVENLDAKRALFRELETVVVGHCILASNTSSLSITAIAAACTDPSRVVGYHFFNPVPLMKVVEVIDGLRGDPAAGDALMDVSRRMGHTPVRAKDMPGFIVNHAGRGMNTEGLRVVGEGVASFADVDRIMREQAGFRLGPFELLDLTALDVSHPVMESIYHQFYEEPRFTPSPITGTRLAGGLLGRKSGEGFYRYANGKPQIPDEPPAPATLPARVWVSRRDPRARDAVLALAAQAGVPVDDGATPAADALLVVTPLGLDATAAALDEQLDARRVVALDTLFPLDVARRRTLMTTPATTRAARDAGHTLFAADGVPVTVIRDSTGFVAQRIVATIVNIGCDIAQRRIASPQDIDLAVTLGLGYPHGPLALGDQLGASTILTILRNIHATLGDPRYRPSPWLARRAQLGLSLTQPDATDLNEEPQ, translated from the coding sequence ATGACTGCCCGTCAGTACCTCATCGACACCCTCGGCATCGTCGGCGCCGGCGCAATGGGCCGCGGCATCGCGCAGATCGCCGCGCAGGCCGGCATCGCGGTCAGGCTGCACGATGCGAACCCGCAGGCCGTCGCCGCCGCGCATGCGTATCTCGCGGACACGTTCGCGAAGCTGGTCGCGAAAGGCAAGCTCGACGAAACCGCCGCGAACGCGGCGCTCGCACGCGTAACCGGCGTCCACGCGATCGGCGAACTCGCCGGCTGCGGCCTCGTGATCGAAGCGATCGTCGAGAACCTCGACGCGAAACGCGCGCTGTTCCGCGAACTGGAAACCGTCGTCGTCGGCCATTGCATACTCGCGTCCAACACGTCGTCGCTGTCGATCACCGCGATCGCCGCCGCGTGCACCGACCCGTCGCGCGTCGTCGGTTATCACTTCTTCAACCCGGTGCCGCTGATGAAGGTCGTCGAGGTGATCGACGGGCTGCGCGGCGACCCGGCGGCCGGCGATGCGCTGATGGACGTGTCGCGCCGGATGGGCCACACGCCGGTGCGCGCGAAGGACATGCCCGGCTTCATCGTGAATCACGCGGGCCGCGGGATGAACACCGAAGGGCTGCGCGTCGTCGGCGAAGGCGTCGCGAGTTTCGCGGACGTCGACCGCATCATGCGCGAACAGGCCGGCTTCCGGCTCGGCCCGTTCGAACTGCTCGACCTGACCGCGCTCGACGTCTCGCATCCGGTGATGGAGTCGATCTATCACCAGTTCTACGAAGAGCCGCGCTTCACGCCGTCGCCGATCACCGGCACGCGGCTCGCGGGCGGACTGCTCGGCCGCAAGAGCGGCGAGGGCTTCTATCGCTACGCAAACGGCAAGCCGCAGATTCCCGACGAGCCGCCCGCGCCAGCGACGCTGCCCGCGCGCGTCTGGGTGAGCCGCCGCGATCCGCGCGCGCGCGACGCGGTGCTCGCGCTCGCCGCGCAGGCCGGCGTGCCGGTCGACGACGGCGCGACGCCGGCCGCCGACGCGCTGCTCGTCGTCACGCCGCTCGGCCTCGACGCGACGGCCGCCGCGCTCGACGAACAACTCGACGCGCGCCGCGTCGTCGCGCTCGACACGCTGTTCCCGCTCGACGTCGCCAGGCGCCGCACGCTGATGACGACGCCGGCGACGACCCGCGCCGCGCGCGACGCGGGCCACACGCTGTTCGCGGCGGACGGCGTGCCGGTCACGGTGATCCGCGATTCGACCGGCTTCGTCGCGCAGCGGATCGTCGCGACGATCGTCAACATCGGCTGCGACATCGCGCAACGGCGGATCGCGTCGCCGCAGGACATCGACCTCGCGGTCACGCTCGGCCTCGGTTATCCGCACGGCCCGCTCGCGCTCGGCGACCAGCTCGGCGCGTCCACGATCCTGACGATCCTGCGCAACATCCACGCGACGCTCGGCGACCCGCGCTACCGGCCGTCGCCGTGGCTCGCGCGCCGCGCGCAGCTCGGCCTGTCTCTCACCCAACCCGATGCAACCGACCTGAACGAGGAACCGCAATGA